A genomic segment from Cinclus cinclus chromosome 11, bCinCin1.1, whole genome shotgun sequence encodes:
- the SLC12A4 gene encoding solute carrier family 12 member 4 isoform X4 — translation MRKTVRMSQDGACPGDFMLQNVNHPRVKLGQEFPRVAFRGHVRSLPKLMEITHASHASHGNHKENSPFLNSSEAGKGGDYYDRNLALFEEELDIRPKVSSLLGKLVNYTNLTQGVKEHEEAENTDGSKKKVSKSPSMGTLMGVYLPCMQNIFGVILFLRLTWMVGMAGVLQSFLIVLLCCCCTMLTTISMSAIATNGVVPAGGSYFMISRSLGPEFGGAVGLCFYLGTTFAGAMYILGAIEILLTYIVPQAAIFHPSGAHDASSAMLNNMRVYGTVFLILMAVVVFVGVKYVNKFASLFLACVVISILSIYAGAIKSIFDPPEFPICMLGNRTLSRDQFDVCAKTVVKDNITVASKLWELFCHSTNLTTEHCDEYFLMNNVSEIAGIPGAASGILIDNLWSNYLEKGEILERAHQPSVDVAGQKNNLHLYVLSDITTSFMVLVGIFFPSVTGIMAGSNRSGDLKDAQKSIPVGTILAIVTTSLVYFSCVLLFGACIEGVVLRDKFGDAVNKNLVVGTLSWPSPWVIVIGSFFSTCGAGLQSLTGAPRLLQAIAKDNIIPFLWIFGHGKANGEPTWALLLTALIAELGILIASLDMVAPILSMFFLMCYLFVNLACAVQTLLRTPNWRPRFKYYHWALSFLGMSICLALMFISSWYYALVAMLIAGMIYKYIEYQGAEKEWGDGIRGLSLSAARYALLRLEEGPPHTKNWRPQLLVLLKLDEDLHVKYPRLLTFASQLKAGKGLTIIGSVIQGNFLETYGEAQAAEQTIKNMMEIEKVKGFCQVVVANKVREGIAHLIQSCGLGGMKHNTVVLGWPYGWRQSEDPRSWKTFIGTVRCTTAAHLALLVPKNVSFYPSNHERYNEGNIDVWWIVHDGGMLMLLPFLLKQHKVWRKCKMRIFTVAQMDDNSIQMKKDLATFLYQLRIEAEVEVVEMHNSDISAYTYERTLMMEQRSQMLRQMRLTKTEREREAQLVKDRHSVARLESLYSDEEDEGDPVPENIQMTWTKEKCDAEKRNRGSAVGSFRDLISIKPGWENLNQSNVRRMHTAVKLNEVIVNRSHDARLVLLNMPGPPKNTDGDENYMEFLEVLTEGLERVLLVRGGGREVITIYS, via the exons ATGAGGAAAACTGTGCGCATGTCACAGGATGGTGCTTGCCCAGGAGACTTCATGCTTCAGAATGTAAACCATCCTCGGGTGAAGCTGGGGCAAGAATTCCCCAGAGTAGCTTTCCGAGGTCACGTCCGCTCCCTTCCCAAACTGATGGAGATAACTCATGCTTCCCATGCAA GTCACGGCAACCATAAAGAAAACAGTCCTTTCCTAAACAGTTCAGAAGCTGGCAAGGGAGGTGATTACTATGACAGAAATCTGGCCTTGTTTGAg GAAGAACTTGATATACGACCAAAAGTGTCATCTCTGCTTGGCAAGTTGGTCAACTACACAAATCTTACTCAAGGTGTCAAAGAACATGAAGAAGCTGAAAATACTGATGGATCGAAGAAGAAAGTATCAAAA tcaCCCAGCATGGGCACCCTGATGGGGGTGTATTTGCCATGCATGCAGAATATCTTCGGGGTTATTCTCTTCCTTCGGCTGACTTGGATGGTGGGGATGGCTGGAGTTCTTCAGTCCTTCCTGATTGTAttgctttgctgctgttgt ACTATGTTGACAACCATATCAATGAGTGCAATTGCCACGAATGGTGTTGTTCCAG CTGGTGGCTCCTATTTCATGATATCTAGGTCACTGGGCCCAGAGTTTggtggagctgtagggctgtgTTTTTATTTGGGAACAACATTTGCAGGAGCCATGTATATCCTTGGTGCCATTGAGATCTTATTG ACATACATTGTGCCACAAGCAGCAATTTTCCATCCATCTGGTGCCCACGATGCATCCAGTGCCATGCTGAACAACATGAGGGTGTATGGCACTGTGTTCCTCATCCTGATGGCAGTGGTGGTGTTTGTAGGTGTGAAGTATGTGAACAAATTTGCTTCCCTCTTCTTGGCCTGTGTAGTAATATCCATCCTGTCCATTTATGCTGGAGCTATCAAGTCCATCTTTGATCCACCTGAATTTCC GATTTGCATGTTGGGCAACAGGACTCTATCAAGAGATCAGTTTGATGTTTGTGCCAAAACTGTAGTTAAGGATAACATAACTGTGGCCTCTAAACTTTGGGAGCTCTTCTGCCACAGCACAAACTTAACCACCGAGCACTGTGATGAATATTTCCTAATGAACAATGTCTCAGAGATagcaggaattccaggagcTGCTAGTGGCATTTTAATAG ACAACTTATGGAGCAATTATTTGGAGAAAGGAGAGATACTGGAGAGAGCACATCAGCCCTCTGTGGATGTAGCAGGGCAGAAGAACAACCTGCACCTGTATGTGCTGTCGGATATCACCACGTCGTTCATGGTGCTGGTTGGCATCTTCTTCCCTTCAGTGACTG GTATCATGGCTGGTTCAAACAGATCAGGGGACCTCAAAGATGCACAGAAATCCATCCCTGTTGGAACAATTCTTGCCATTGTCACCACATCTCTAGTCT ACTTCAGTTGTGTGCTGTTATTTGGAGCCTGCATAGAAGGTGTTGTCCTGAGAGATAA GTTCGGCGATGCAGTGAACAAGAACTTGGTGGTGGGCACCCTGTCCTGGCCCTCACCCTGGGTCATTGTCATCGGGTCCTTCTTCTCCACCTGTGGGGCAGGTTTGCAGAGCCTCACCGGGGCCCCCCGGCTGCTGCAGGCCATAGCCAAGGACAACATCATCCCTTTCCTCTGG ATCTTTGGTCATGGAAAAGCGAATGGTGAACCGACGTGGGCTCTTCTGTTAACAGCATTAATTGCTGAGCTAGGAATCCTTATTGCTTCACTTGACATGGTGGCTCCAATCCTCTCAAT gtttttcttgATGTGTTACCTCTTTGTTAATCTTGCATGTGCAGTCCAGACACTTCTGAGAACCCCAAACTGGCGACCCCGCTTTAAATATTACCACTG GGCCCTCTCATTTTTAGGCATGAGTATTTGCCTGGCACTGATGTTCATTTCATCTTGGTATTATGCTTTGGTAGCTATGCTTATTGCAGGCATGATTTACAAGTACATTGAATACCAAGG TGCAGAGAAGGAGTGGGGTGATGGCATCCGGGGGCTGTCGCTGAGCGCAGCGAGGTACGCCTTACTCCGACTGGAGGAGGGCCCTCCACACACCAAGAACTGGAG gcCTCAGTTGCTGGTGCTTCTGAAACTTGATGAAGATTTGCATGTAAAATACCCCAGACTGTTAACATTTGCATCCCAGCTGAAAGCTGGTAAAGGTTTGACTATCATAGGATCAGTCATCCAAGGGAATTTCTTGGAAACTTATGGAGAAGctcaggctgctgagcag ACTATTAAGAATATGATGGAAATTGAGAAGGTTAAAGGATTTTGTCAAGTAGTTGTAGCCAATAAAGTTCGAGAGGGAATTGCTCACTTGATCCAGTCCTGTGGACTCGGTGGCATGAAGCACAACactgtggttttggggtggccCTATGGCTGGAGACAGAGTGAAGATCCAAGGTCTTGGAAGACGTTTATAG GTACTGTTCGCTGCACAACTGCAGCTCATCTGGCTCTGCTGGTTCCCAAAAATGTGTCCTTCTACCCCAGCAACCATGAGCGTTACAATGAAGGCAACATTGATGTGTGGTGGATTGTCCATGATGGAGGCATGCTGATGTTGCTTCCTTTTCTGCTCAAGCAGCACAAA gtttggagaaaatgcaaaatgagaatttttacTGTTGCTCAGATGGATGATAACAGCATCCAGATGAAGAAGGATTTGGCTACTTTCCTCTATCAACTCCGTATAGAGGCAGAGGTAGAAGTGGTAGAAATG CACAATAGTGATATCTCAGCATATACTTACGAGAGAACTCTTATGATGGAGCAGAGATCTCAGATGCTGAGGCAAATGAGGCTGACAAAaactgagagggaaagggag GCTCAGCTTGTAAAGGACAGACATTCAGTAGCACGTCTGGAGAGCCTCTACTCGGATGAAGAAGATGAGGGAGACCCTGTTCCTGAGAATATCCAGATGACCTGGACAAAAGAGAAATGTGATGCTGAGAAGCGGAACCGaggcagtgctgtgggaagCTTTAGAGATCTCATCAGCATTAAGCC AGGGTGGGAAAACTT GAACCAGTCTAATGTCCGAAGGATGCACACAGCAGTCAAGCTAAATGAAGTCATTGTAAATAGATCCCATGATGCCAGACTTGTGCTCCTCAACATGCCAGGTCCTCCGAAGAATACTGATGGAGATGAAAACT ACATGGAGTTTCTGGAAGTCTTGACTGAAGGTCTGGAGAGGGTACTACTTGTCAGAGGCGGTGGCCGAGAGGTCATCACCATTTACTCCTGA
- the SLC12A4 gene encoding solute carrier family 12 member 4 isoform X3, producing the protein MRKTVRMSQDGACPGDFMLQNVNHPRVKLGQEFPRVAFRGHVRSLPKLMEITHASHASHGNHKENSPFLNSSEAGKGGDYYDRNLALFEEELDIRPKVSSLLGKLVNYTNLTQGVKEHEEAENTDGSKKKVSKSPSMGTLMGVYLPCMQNIFGVILFLRLTWMVGMAGVLQSFLIVLLCCCCTMLTTISMSAIATNGVVPAGGSYFMISRSLGPEFGGAVGLCFYLGTTFAGAMYILGAIEILLTYIVPQAAIFHPSGAHDASSAMLNNMRVYGTVFLILMAVVVFVGVKYVNKFASLFLACVVISILSIYAGAIKSIFDPPEFPICMLGNRTLSRDQFDVCAKTVVKDNITVASKLWELFCHSTNLTTEHCDEYFLMNNVSEIAGIPGAASGILIDNLWSNYLEKGEILERAHQPSVDVAGQKNNLHLYVLSDITTSFMVLVGIFFPSVTGIMAGSNRSGDLKDAQKSIPVGTILAIVTTSLVYFSCVLLFGACIEGVVLRDKFGDAVNKNLVVGTLSWPSPWVIVIGSFFSTCGAGLQSLTGAPRLLQAIAKDNIIPFLWIFGHGKANGEPTWALLLTALIAELGILIASLDMVAPILSMFFLMCYLFVNLACAVQTLLRTPNWRPRFKYYHWALSFLGMSICLALMFISSWYYALVAMLIAGMIYKYIEYQGAEKEWGDGIRGLSLSAARYALLRLEEGPPHTKNWRPQLLVLLKLDEDLHVKYPRLLTFASQLKAGKGLTIIGSVIQGNFLETYGEAQAAEQTIKNMMEIEKVKGFCQVVVANKVREGIAHLIQSCGLGGMKHNTVVLGWPYGWRQSEDPRSWKTFIGTVRCTTAAHLALLVPKNVSFYPSNHERYNEGNIDVWWIVHDGGMLMLLPFLLKQHKVWRKCKMRIFTVAQMDDNSIQMKKDLATFLYQLRIEAEVEVVEMHNSDISAYTYERTLMMEQRSQMLRQMRLTKTEREREAQLVKDRHSVARLESLYSDEEDEGDPVPENIQMTWTKEKCDAEKRNRGSAVGSFRDLISIKPNQSNVRRMHTAVKLNEVIVNRSHDARLVLLNMPGPPKNTDGDENYMEFLEVLTEGLERVLLVRGGGREVITIYS; encoded by the exons ATGAGGAAAACTGTGCGCATGTCACAGGATGGTGCTTGCCCAGGAGACTTCATGCTTCAGAATGTAAACCATCCTCGGGTGAAGCTGGGGCAAGAATTCCCCAGAGTAGCTTTCCGAGGTCACGTCCGCTCCCTTCCCAAACTGATGGAGATAACTCATGCTTCCCATGCAA GTCACGGCAACCATAAAGAAAACAGTCCTTTCCTAAACAGTTCAGAAGCTGGCAAGGGAGGTGATTACTATGACAGAAATCTGGCCTTGTTTGAg GAAGAACTTGATATACGACCAAAAGTGTCATCTCTGCTTGGCAAGTTGGTCAACTACACAAATCTTACTCAAGGTGTCAAAGAACATGAAGAAGCTGAAAATACTGATGGATCGAAGAAGAAAGTATCAAAA tcaCCCAGCATGGGCACCCTGATGGGGGTGTATTTGCCATGCATGCAGAATATCTTCGGGGTTATTCTCTTCCTTCGGCTGACTTGGATGGTGGGGATGGCTGGAGTTCTTCAGTCCTTCCTGATTGTAttgctttgctgctgttgt ACTATGTTGACAACCATATCAATGAGTGCAATTGCCACGAATGGTGTTGTTCCAG CTGGTGGCTCCTATTTCATGATATCTAGGTCACTGGGCCCAGAGTTTggtggagctgtagggctgtgTTTTTATTTGGGAACAACATTTGCAGGAGCCATGTATATCCTTGGTGCCATTGAGATCTTATTG ACATACATTGTGCCACAAGCAGCAATTTTCCATCCATCTGGTGCCCACGATGCATCCAGTGCCATGCTGAACAACATGAGGGTGTATGGCACTGTGTTCCTCATCCTGATGGCAGTGGTGGTGTTTGTAGGTGTGAAGTATGTGAACAAATTTGCTTCCCTCTTCTTGGCCTGTGTAGTAATATCCATCCTGTCCATTTATGCTGGAGCTATCAAGTCCATCTTTGATCCACCTGAATTTCC GATTTGCATGTTGGGCAACAGGACTCTATCAAGAGATCAGTTTGATGTTTGTGCCAAAACTGTAGTTAAGGATAACATAACTGTGGCCTCTAAACTTTGGGAGCTCTTCTGCCACAGCACAAACTTAACCACCGAGCACTGTGATGAATATTTCCTAATGAACAATGTCTCAGAGATagcaggaattccaggagcTGCTAGTGGCATTTTAATAG ACAACTTATGGAGCAATTATTTGGAGAAAGGAGAGATACTGGAGAGAGCACATCAGCCCTCTGTGGATGTAGCAGGGCAGAAGAACAACCTGCACCTGTATGTGCTGTCGGATATCACCACGTCGTTCATGGTGCTGGTTGGCATCTTCTTCCCTTCAGTGACTG GTATCATGGCTGGTTCAAACAGATCAGGGGACCTCAAAGATGCACAGAAATCCATCCCTGTTGGAACAATTCTTGCCATTGTCACCACATCTCTAGTCT ACTTCAGTTGTGTGCTGTTATTTGGAGCCTGCATAGAAGGTGTTGTCCTGAGAGATAA GTTCGGCGATGCAGTGAACAAGAACTTGGTGGTGGGCACCCTGTCCTGGCCCTCACCCTGGGTCATTGTCATCGGGTCCTTCTTCTCCACCTGTGGGGCAGGTTTGCAGAGCCTCACCGGGGCCCCCCGGCTGCTGCAGGCCATAGCCAAGGACAACATCATCCCTTTCCTCTGG ATCTTTGGTCATGGAAAAGCGAATGGTGAACCGACGTGGGCTCTTCTGTTAACAGCATTAATTGCTGAGCTAGGAATCCTTATTGCTTCACTTGACATGGTGGCTCCAATCCTCTCAAT gtttttcttgATGTGTTACCTCTTTGTTAATCTTGCATGTGCAGTCCAGACACTTCTGAGAACCCCAAACTGGCGACCCCGCTTTAAATATTACCACTG GGCCCTCTCATTTTTAGGCATGAGTATTTGCCTGGCACTGATGTTCATTTCATCTTGGTATTATGCTTTGGTAGCTATGCTTATTGCAGGCATGATTTACAAGTACATTGAATACCAAGG TGCAGAGAAGGAGTGGGGTGATGGCATCCGGGGGCTGTCGCTGAGCGCAGCGAGGTACGCCTTACTCCGACTGGAGGAGGGCCCTCCACACACCAAGAACTGGAG gcCTCAGTTGCTGGTGCTTCTGAAACTTGATGAAGATTTGCATGTAAAATACCCCAGACTGTTAACATTTGCATCCCAGCTGAAAGCTGGTAAAGGTTTGACTATCATAGGATCAGTCATCCAAGGGAATTTCTTGGAAACTTATGGAGAAGctcaggctgctgagcag ACTATTAAGAATATGATGGAAATTGAGAAGGTTAAAGGATTTTGTCAAGTAGTTGTAGCCAATAAAGTTCGAGAGGGAATTGCTCACTTGATCCAGTCCTGTGGACTCGGTGGCATGAAGCACAACactgtggttttggggtggccCTATGGCTGGAGACAGAGTGAAGATCCAAGGTCTTGGAAGACGTTTATAG GTACTGTTCGCTGCACAACTGCAGCTCATCTGGCTCTGCTGGTTCCCAAAAATGTGTCCTTCTACCCCAGCAACCATGAGCGTTACAATGAAGGCAACATTGATGTGTGGTGGATTGTCCATGATGGAGGCATGCTGATGTTGCTTCCTTTTCTGCTCAAGCAGCACAAA gtttggagaaaatgcaaaatgagaatttttacTGTTGCTCAGATGGATGATAACAGCATCCAGATGAAGAAGGATTTGGCTACTTTCCTCTATCAACTCCGTATAGAGGCAGAGGTAGAAGTGGTAGAAATG CACAATAGTGATATCTCAGCATATACTTACGAGAGAACTCTTATGATGGAGCAGAGATCTCAGATGCTGAGGCAAATGAGGCTGACAAAaactgagagggaaagggag GCTCAGCTTGTAAAGGACAGACATTCAGTAGCACGTCTGGAGAGCCTCTACTCGGATGAAGAAGATGAGGGAGACCCTGTTCCTGAGAATATCCAGATGACCTGGACAAAAGAGAAATGTGATGCTGAGAAGCGGAACCGaggcagtgctgtgggaagCTTTAGAGATCTCATCAGCATTAAGCC GAACCAGTCTAATGTCCGAAGGATGCACACAGCAGTCAAGCTAAATGAAGTCATTGTAAATAGATCCCATGATGCCAGACTTGTGCTCCTCAACATGCCAGGTCCTCCGAAGAATACTGATGGAGATGAAAACT ACATGGAGTTTCTGGAAGTCTTGACTGAAGGTCTGGAGAGGGTACTACTTGTCAGAGGCGGTGGCCGAGAGGTCATCACCATTTACTCCTGA
- the SLC12A4 gene encoding solute carrier family 12 member 4 isoform X2, translated as MGGVEERGFLRGSDRTGQECAAGSAPRPACLAAVPRGALSAPPAMPHFTVVPVEDKPRAEYDSVEGLSWVDYREPAAAPAPGDSYDTVSSDGHGNHKENSPFLNSSEAGKGGDYYDRNLALFEEELDIRPKVSSLLGKLVNYTNLTQGVKEHEEAENTDGSKKKVSKSPSMGTLMGVYLPCMQNIFGVILFLRLTWMVGMAGVLQSFLIVLLCCCCTMLTTISMSAIATNGVVPAGGSYFMISRSLGPEFGGAVGLCFYLGTTFAGAMYILGAIEILLTYIVPQAAIFHPSGAHDASSAMLNNMRVYGTVFLILMAVVVFVGVKYVNKFASLFLACVVISILSIYAGAIKSIFDPPEFPICMLGNRTLSRDQFDVCAKTVVKDNITVASKLWELFCHSTNLTTEHCDEYFLMNNVSEIAGIPGAASGILIDNLWSNYLEKGEILERAHQPSVDVAGQKNNLHLYVLSDITTSFMVLVGIFFPSVTGIMAGSNRSGDLKDAQKSIPVGTILAIVTTSLVYFSCVLLFGACIEGVVLRDKFGDAVNKNLVVGTLSWPSPWVIVIGSFFSTCGAGLQSLTGAPRLLQAIAKDNIIPFLWIFGHGKANGEPTWALLLTALIAELGILIASLDMVAPILSMFFLMCYLFVNLACAVQTLLRTPNWRPRFKYYHWALSFLGMSICLALMFISSWYYALVAMLIAGMIYKYIEYQGAEKEWGDGIRGLSLSAARYALLRLEEGPPHTKNWRPQLLVLLKLDEDLHVKYPRLLTFASQLKAGKGLTIIGSVIQGNFLETYGEAQAAEQTIKNMMEIEKVKGFCQVVVANKVREGIAHLIQSCGLGGMKHNTVVLGWPYGWRQSEDPRSWKTFIGTVRCTTAAHLALLVPKNVSFYPSNHERYNEGNIDVWWIVHDGGMLMLLPFLLKQHKVWRKCKMRIFTVAQMDDNSIQMKKDLATFLYQLRIEAEVEVVEMHNSDISAYTYERTLMMEQRSQMLRQMRLTKTEREREAQLVKDRHSVARLESLYSDEEDEGDPVPENIQMTWTKEKCDAEKRNRGSAVGSFRDLISIKPGWENLNQSNVRRMHTAVKLNEVIVNRSHDARLVLLNMPGPPKNTDGDENYMEFLEVLTEGLERVLLVRGGGREVITIYS; from the exons GTCACGGCAACCATAAAGAAAACAGTCCTTTCCTAAACAGTTCAGAAGCTGGCAAGGGAGGTGATTACTATGACAGAAATCTGGCCTTGTTTGAg GAAGAACTTGATATACGACCAAAAGTGTCATCTCTGCTTGGCAAGTTGGTCAACTACACAAATCTTACTCAAGGTGTCAAAGAACATGAAGAAGCTGAAAATACTGATGGATCGAAGAAGAAAGTATCAAAA tcaCCCAGCATGGGCACCCTGATGGGGGTGTATTTGCCATGCATGCAGAATATCTTCGGGGTTATTCTCTTCCTTCGGCTGACTTGGATGGTGGGGATGGCTGGAGTTCTTCAGTCCTTCCTGATTGTAttgctttgctgctgttgt ACTATGTTGACAACCATATCAATGAGTGCAATTGCCACGAATGGTGTTGTTCCAG CTGGTGGCTCCTATTTCATGATATCTAGGTCACTGGGCCCAGAGTTTggtggagctgtagggctgtgTTTTTATTTGGGAACAACATTTGCAGGAGCCATGTATATCCTTGGTGCCATTGAGATCTTATTG ACATACATTGTGCCACAAGCAGCAATTTTCCATCCATCTGGTGCCCACGATGCATCCAGTGCCATGCTGAACAACATGAGGGTGTATGGCACTGTGTTCCTCATCCTGATGGCAGTGGTGGTGTTTGTAGGTGTGAAGTATGTGAACAAATTTGCTTCCCTCTTCTTGGCCTGTGTAGTAATATCCATCCTGTCCATTTATGCTGGAGCTATCAAGTCCATCTTTGATCCACCTGAATTTCC GATTTGCATGTTGGGCAACAGGACTCTATCAAGAGATCAGTTTGATGTTTGTGCCAAAACTGTAGTTAAGGATAACATAACTGTGGCCTCTAAACTTTGGGAGCTCTTCTGCCACAGCACAAACTTAACCACCGAGCACTGTGATGAATATTTCCTAATGAACAATGTCTCAGAGATagcaggaattccaggagcTGCTAGTGGCATTTTAATAG ACAACTTATGGAGCAATTATTTGGAGAAAGGAGAGATACTGGAGAGAGCACATCAGCCCTCTGTGGATGTAGCAGGGCAGAAGAACAACCTGCACCTGTATGTGCTGTCGGATATCACCACGTCGTTCATGGTGCTGGTTGGCATCTTCTTCCCTTCAGTGACTG GTATCATGGCTGGTTCAAACAGATCAGGGGACCTCAAAGATGCACAGAAATCCATCCCTGTTGGAACAATTCTTGCCATTGTCACCACATCTCTAGTCT ACTTCAGTTGTGTGCTGTTATTTGGAGCCTGCATAGAAGGTGTTGTCCTGAGAGATAA GTTCGGCGATGCAGTGAACAAGAACTTGGTGGTGGGCACCCTGTCCTGGCCCTCACCCTGGGTCATTGTCATCGGGTCCTTCTTCTCCACCTGTGGGGCAGGTTTGCAGAGCCTCACCGGGGCCCCCCGGCTGCTGCAGGCCATAGCCAAGGACAACATCATCCCTTTCCTCTGG ATCTTTGGTCATGGAAAAGCGAATGGTGAACCGACGTGGGCTCTTCTGTTAACAGCATTAATTGCTGAGCTAGGAATCCTTATTGCTTCACTTGACATGGTGGCTCCAATCCTCTCAAT gtttttcttgATGTGTTACCTCTTTGTTAATCTTGCATGTGCAGTCCAGACACTTCTGAGAACCCCAAACTGGCGACCCCGCTTTAAATATTACCACTG GGCCCTCTCATTTTTAGGCATGAGTATTTGCCTGGCACTGATGTTCATTTCATCTTGGTATTATGCTTTGGTAGCTATGCTTATTGCAGGCATGATTTACAAGTACATTGAATACCAAGG TGCAGAGAAGGAGTGGGGTGATGGCATCCGGGGGCTGTCGCTGAGCGCAGCGAGGTACGCCTTACTCCGACTGGAGGAGGGCCCTCCACACACCAAGAACTGGAG gcCTCAGTTGCTGGTGCTTCTGAAACTTGATGAAGATTTGCATGTAAAATACCCCAGACTGTTAACATTTGCATCCCAGCTGAAAGCTGGTAAAGGTTTGACTATCATAGGATCAGTCATCCAAGGGAATTTCTTGGAAACTTATGGAGAAGctcaggctgctgagcag ACTATTAAGAATATGATGGAAATTGAGAAGGTTAAAGGATTTTGTCAAGTAGTTGTAGCCAATAAAGTTCGAGAGGGAATTGCTCACTTGATCCAGTCCTGTGGACTCGGTGGCATGAAGCACAACactgtggttttggggtggccCTATGGCTGGAGACAGAGTGAAGATCCAAGGTCTTGGAAGACGTTTATAG GTACTGTTCGCTGCACAACTGCAGCTCATCTGGCTCTGCTGGTTCCCAAAAATGTGTCCTTCTACCCCAGCAACCATGAGCGTTACAATGAAGGCAACATTGATGTGTGGTGGATTGTCCATGATGGAGGCATGCTGATGTTGCTTCCTTTTCTGCTCAAGCAGCACAAA gtttggagaaaatgcaaaatgagaatttttacTGTTGCTCAGATGGATGATAACAGCATCCAGATGAAGAAGGATTTGGCTACTTTCCTCTATCAACTCCGTATAGAGGCAGAGGTAGAAGTGGTAGAAATG CACAATAGTGATATCTCAGCATATACTTACGAGAGAACTCTTATGATGGAGCAGAGATCTCAGATGCTGAGGCAAATGAGGCTGACAAAaactgagagggaaagggag GCTCAGCTTGTAAAGGACAGACATTCAGTAGCACGTCTGGAGAGCCTCTACTCGGATGAAGAAGATGAGGGAGACCCTGTTCCTGAGAATATCCAGATGACCTGGACAAAAGAGAAATGTGATGCTGAGAAGCGGAACCGaggcagtgctgtgggaagCTTTAGAGATCTCATCAGCATTAAGCC AGGGTGGGAAAACTT GAACCAGTCTAATGTCCGAAGGATGCACACAGCAGTCAAGCTAAATGAAGTCATTGTAAATAGATCCCATGATGCCAGACTTGTGCTCCTCAACATGCCAGGTCCTCCGAAGAATACTGATGGAGATGAAAACT ACATGGAGTTTCTGGAAGTCTTGACTGAAGGTCTGGAGAGGGTACTACTTGTCAGAGGCGGTGGCCGAGAGGTCATCACCATTTACTCCTGA